The proteins below are encoded in one region of Cytobacillus sp. IB215665:
- a CDS encoding putative DNA-binding protein encodes MLEKKTRMNYLYDFYHSLLTEKQQSYMSLYYLDDFSLGEIAELFNVSRQAVYDNIRRTETMLEQYEEKLLLFQKFQQRQTLFSDLKEIMSSSVQDNTKQLAVLNELEKLE; translated from the coding sequence ATGCTTGAAAAAAAGACAAGAATGAATTATCTATATGATTTTTATCATTCGTTGTTAACGGAAAAGCAACAAAGCTATATGTCTTTATATTATTTAGACGACTTTTCCCTTGGTGAAATTGCTGAACTGTTTAATGTTAGTCGCCAGGCAGTATATGATAACATTAGACGGACGGAAACGATGCTTGAACAGTATGAAGAGAAGTTGTTGCTATTTCAAAAATTTCAGCAACGTCAAACACTTTTTTCTGATCTGAAAGAAATCATGTCAAGTAGCGTTCAGGACAATACAAAACAGCTTGCAGTACTTAATGAACTCGAGAAATTAGAGTAA
- the ffh gene encoding signal recognition particle protein, with translation MAFEGLADRLQNTIKKITGKGKVTEADVKAMMREVRLALLEADVNFKVVKDFVKRVSERAVGQEVMKSLTPGQQVIKVVKEELTELMGGEQSKIAVANRPPTVILMVGLQGAGKTTHTGKIANLLRKKYNKNPLIVAADIYRPAAIKQLQTLGKQLSMPVFSLGDQVSPVEIAKQAIAQAKEQHNDYVLIDTAGRLHIDEALMDELAQIKEVTNPHEIFLVVDAMTGQDAVNVAESFNSQLGITGVVLTKLDGDTRGGAALSVKAVTGKPIKFVGLGEKLDALEAFHPERMASRILGMGDVLTLIEKAQATVDEDKAKELEQKMRTMSFTFDDFLEQLSQVRSMGPLDDLINMLPGANKMKGLKNVQVDEKQIGHVEAIIRSMTKAEKVQPEIINASRKKRIAKGSGTSVQEVNRLLKQFEDMKKMMKQMTNMSKSKKKGMKFPFM, from the coding sequence ATGGCATTTGAAGGATTAGCCGACCGACTGCAAAATACAATTAAGAAAATCACAGGCAAAGGAAAAGTAACGGAAGCAGATGTAAAAGCGATGATGCGAGAAGTGCGTCTTGCATTATTAGAAGCGGACGTTAACTTTAAGGTTGTTAAGGATTTTGTGAAACGAGTCAGTGAAAGAGCTGTCGGTCAAGAGGTTATGAAGAGTTTAACCCCTGGTCAACAGGTTATTAAAGTAGTAAAAGAAGAGCTGACTGAACTGATGGGTGGAGAGCAAAGTAAAATTGCTGTAGCAAATCGTCCGCCAACTGTTATCTTAATGGTAGGGTTACAAGGTGCAGGTAAAACAACTCATACTGGGAAAATAGCAAATTTACTTAGAAAAAAATACAACAAAAATCCACTTATAGTAGCTGCTGATATTTATCGACCTGCTGCTATAAAACAGCTACAAACGTTAGGAAAACAGCTGAGTATGCCGGTTTTCTCTCTTGGTGACCAAGTGAGCCCGGTGGAAATAGCTAAACAGGCAATCGCGCAAGCAAAAGAACAACATAATGATTATGTTCTTATTGATACTGCTGGGCGACTCCATATCGATGAAGCATTAATGGATGAGCTAGCTCAAATCAAAGAGGTAACAAACCCTCATGAAATTTTCTTGGTCGTCGATGCAATGACGGGTCAGGACGCTGTTAACGTAGCTGAAAGCTTTAATAGCCAACTTGGAATTACAGGTGTAGTTTTGACGAAGCTTGATGGAGACACACGTGGTGGTGCTGCATTATCGGTAAAGGCTGTTACAGGTAAACCAATTAAGTTTGTTGGTTTGGGAGAAAAGCTTGATGCTCTTGAAGCATTTCATCCTGAACGCATGGCATCTCGTATACTAGGTATGGGGGATGTACTAACATTAATTGAAAAAGCTCAAGCTACAGTTGATGAAGATAAAGCCAAAGAGTTAGAACAAAAAATGAGGACAATGTCCTTTACGTTTGATGACTTTTTAGAACAACTATCCCAAGTTCGTTCAATGGGCCCTCTAGATGACTTAATTAATATGTTACCTGGAGCAAACAAAATGAAAGGTCTGAAGAACGTTCAGGTGGATGAAAAGCAAATTGGTCATGTTGAGGCTATTATTCGTTCGATGACGAAAGCTGAAAAAGTCCAGCCAGAGATTATTAATGCAAGTAGAAAGAAGCGAATTGCAAAAGGAAGCGGAACTTCTGTTCAAGAAGTTAACCGTTTGTTGAAGCAGTTCGAGGACATGAAGAAAATGATGAAACAAATGACCAACATGTCCAAAAGTAAGAAGAAGGGTATGAAATTCCCGTTTATGTAG
- the rpsP gene encoding 30S ribosomal protein S16, giving the protein MAVKIRLKRMGAKKSPFYRIVVADSRSPRDGRIIETVGTYNPVAEPAQVNINEELALKWMQDGAKPSDTVRNLFSKQGIMEKFHNAKNSK; this is encoded by the coding sequence ATGGCAGTAAAAATTCGTTTAAAACGTATGGGAGCAAAAAAATCTCCTTTTTATCGTATTGTAGTAGCAGATTCACGTTCACCACGTGATGGTAGAATCATCGAAACAGTTGGAACATACAACCCAGTTGCAGAACCAGCTCAAGTAAACATCAATGAAGAGTTAGCTCTTAAGTGGATGCAAGATGGAGCAAAACCATCTGATACTGTTCGTAATCTATTCTCAAAACAAGGGATTATGGAAAAATTCCATAATGCTAAAAACAGTAAGTAA
- a CDS encoding KH domain-containing protein, producing the protein MRQLIETIVKALVDYPDDVLVKETSDERNITYHLSVHKEDMGKVIGKQGRVAKAIRTVVYAAGASEKKRIHLEIND; encoded by the coding sequence ATGAGACAGTTAATTGAAACGATCGTAAAAGCCCTTGTCGATTATCCGGATGATGTATTGGTGAAAGAAACATCTGATGAGCGCAACATAACATACCATTTATCTGTCCATAAAGAAGACATGGGAAAAGTAATTGGTAAGCAAGGTCGAGTGGCAAAAGCGATACGCACTGTTGTTTATGCAGCAGGCGCAAGTGAAAAGAAACGAATTCATCTAGAGATTAATGATTAA
- a CDS encoding YlqD family protein, which translates to MKIIQNIIVKQVLTEKSKDGLLDKFQKSKFQLQKECDQLRFERKKMENNKKYQASTLHTYFEREINSRLDKIKVLDFQIEQLEILPIGSELREKEVQAIVDINVGDSWDDISHDKTIIIKEGIVVEMR; encoded by the coding sequence ATGAAAATTATACAAAATATAATTGTAAAGCAAGTACTCACTGAGAAAAGTAAAGACGGTCTACTAGATAAGTTTCAAAAGTCAAAATTTCAATTGCAAAAAGAATGTGATCAGCTCCGATTTGAACGAAAGAAAATGGAAAATAATAAGAAGTATCAGGCATCAACACTACATACATATTTTGAACGAGAAATAAATTCGAGGCTGGATAAAATAAAAGTTTTGGATTTTCAAATTGAACAGCTAGAAATTTTACCTATTGGCAGTGAATTAAGAGAAAAAGAAGTACAGGCGATTGTCGATATAAATGTTGGTGATAGTTGGGACGACATATCTCATGACAAAACAATTATTATCAAGGAAGGTATTGTAGTAGAAATGAGATAG
- the rimM gene encoding ribosome maturation factor RimM (Essential for efficient processing of 16S rRNA), whose product MGKWYNVGKIVNTHGIKGEVRVISKTDFAEERYQLGNKLYIFTDENNQPIEVVIKSHRLHKNFDLLTFEGYHNVNEVEKYKGSLLKVPEDQLGELDEGEFYFHEIIGCHVYTDESKELGTVKEILTPGANDVWVVKGHNNQEILIPYIDEIVLDINIHDKKIIIKPLEGLL is encoded by the coding sequence ATGGGCAAGTGGTATAATGTTGGAAAAATTGTTAATACTCATGGTATTAAAGGAGAAGTAAGAGTCATTTCGAAGACGGATTTTGCAGAAGAACGTTATCAACTAGGGAATAAGCTCTATATTTTTACAGATGAAAATAATCAACCTATCGAGGTTGTAATTAAAAGCCATCGTTTGCATAAAAATTTTGATCTGTTGACATTTGAGGGCTACCACAACGTAAATGAAGTTGAGAAATATAAGGGCTCCTTACTAAAAGTCCCTGAGGATCAATTAGGTGAACTTGATGAAGGTGAATTTTATTTCCATGAAATTATCGGTTGCCATGTATATACAGATGAGTCAAAAGAACTAGGTACAGTTAAGGAAATATTAACACCTGGTGCAAACGATGTGTGGGTCGTCAAAGGACATAATAATCAAGAAATACTCATTCCTTATATCGATGAAATTGTGCTAGATATTAATATTCATGACAAGAAGATTATTATTAAACCATTAGAGGGGTTACTGTAA
- the trmD gene encoding tRNA (guanosine(37)-N1)-methyltransferase TrmD, which yields MKIDILTLFPEMFEGVFGHSILKKAQDKEAVSLKATNFREYTTNKHGKVDDYPYGGGAGMVLTPQPIFSAIEDLSKEINTNPRIILMCPQGEKFNQSKAKELSTEDHIVFICGHYEGYDERIREHLVTDEISIGDFVLTGGELASMVVIDSVVRLLPGVLGNDESAVEESFSMGLLEHPQYTRPANFQDHQVPDVLLSGNHQRISEWRQKESLRRTLLRRPDLLSQADLTPQQEKWLDELKKQQS from the coding sequence ATGAAGATTGACATTCTTACATTGTTCCCTGAAATGTTTGAAGGCGTATTTGGTCATTCTATATTAAAAAAAGCACAAGACAAAGAAGCTGTATCATTAAAAGCAACTAATTTTCGTGAATATACGACTAACAAGCATGGGAAAGTTGATGATTACCCATATGGTGGTGGGGCAGGCATGGTATTAACCCCACAACCTATTTTTTCAGCCATCGAAGACTTGAGCAAAGAAATAAATACGAATCCGCGAATCATATTAATGTGCCCTCAAGGTGAGAAATTTAATCAAAGTAAGGCAAAAGAACTATCAACAGAGGATCATATTGTGTTCATTTGTGGCCATTATGAAGGGTACGATGAAAGAATACGCGAGCATCTAGTTACTGACGAAATATCCATTGGTGATTTTGTTTTGACAGGTGGAGAATTGGCTTCGATGGTCGTTATTGATAGTGTTGTTAGACTCCTTCCTGGAGTGTTAGGGAATGATGAATCAGCTGTTGAGGAGTCATTTTCTATGGGTTTGCTTGAACATCCGCAATACACAAGACCAGCAAACTTCCAAGATCATCAAGTGCCTGATGTTTTATTATCTGGGAATCATCAAAGAATTTCAGAGTGGCGTCAAAAAGAATCTTTGAGGCGTACACTACTTCGCCGACCAGATTTATTGAGTCAAGCTGACCTTACACCTCAACAAGAAAAATGGTTAGACGAGTTAAAAAAACAACAAAGCTAG
- the rplS gene encoding 50S ribosomal protein L19, with protein MQQLIEEITKEQLRSDLPEFRSGDTVRVHIKVVEGSRERIQVFEGVVIKRRGGGISETFTVRKVSYGVGVERTLPLHSPKIAKLERIRRGKVRRAKLYYLRNLRGKAARIKEIR; from the coding sequence ATGCAACAATTAATTGAAGAAATCACAAAAGAACAGTTAAGATCAGATCTACCTGAATTCCGTTCTGGTGACACTGTACGTGTACACATTAAAGTTGTCGAGGGTAGCCGTGAGCGTATTCAGGTGTTTGAAGGTGTAGTAATTAAGCGTCGTGGTGGCGGGATTAGCGAAACATTTACTGTCCGTAAAGTATCTTACGGTGTAGGTGTTGAACGTACATTGCCATTACATTCACCTAAAATTGCTAAACTTGAAAGAATTCGTCGTGGTAAAGTACGCCGTGCAAAACTTTACTACTTACGTAACCTTAGAGGTAAGGCTGCGCGTATTAAAGAAATTCGATAA
- the lepB gene encoding signal peptidase I: MTTKKNELFEWVKALIIAILLAAVIRYFLFAPIVVDGESMMPTLNNTDRMIVNKISYTIGEPHRFDIVVFHANAEKDYIKRVIGLPGDHVEYKDDTLYINGEKFEEPYLDEKKKELIAGTPLTDPFEVTVPDGELFVLGDNRRASRDSRHIGTIPIDEVLGKTSVVYWPFSQIRIAN, translated from the coding sequence ATGACAACTAAAAAAAATGAATTGTTTGAGTGGGTTAAAGCATTAATTATTGCCATATTGTTAGCTGCGGTCATCAGATACTTTCTTTTCGCACCCATCGTAGTTGATGGAGAGTCAATGATGCCAACCTTAAATAATACAGACAGAATGATTGTCAATAAAATCTCATATACAATCGGCGAACCTCACCGCTTCGATATCGTTGTATTTCATGCTAATGCTGAAAAAGATTATATAAAAAGAGTGATTGGCTTGCCAGGTGATCATGTAGAATATAAAGATGATACTCTTTATATTAATGGTGAAAAGTTTGAGGAGCCATATTTAGATGAAAAAAAGAAAGAGTTAATAGCAGGTACACCTCTTACAGACCCATTTGAAGTTACAGTTCCGGATGGAGAGTTATTTGTTTTAGGAGACAATCGTCGTGCAAGCAGAGACAGCCGCCATATTGGAACGATACCTATTGATGAAGTCCTTGGAAAAACTAGTGTTGTGTATTGGCCATTTTCTCAAATAAGGATAGCAAACTAG
- the ylqF gene encoding ribosome biogenesis GTPase YlqF, which yields MTIQWFPGHMAKAKRQVIEKIKLIDIVFELVDARIPASSRNPMVDEMISNKPRLILLNKADMADPSKTKEWIDYFQQRGDRAIPIDSQSGKGMKQIVAISKEMLQDKFDKMRQKGVKPRPIRAVIVGIPNVGKSTLINRLAKKKIAQTGDRPGITKAQQWIKVGKELELLDTPGILWPKFEDEAVGLKLATTGAIKDTILNLQDITVYALRFLSNQYPDRLKDRYNLQEIHDDIVITFDEIGKRRGCIMAGGIIDYDKVSELVLREIRSEKLGPLTFESPAEYE from the coding sequence ATGACAATTCAATGGTTTCCGGGGCATATGGCTAAAGCAAAACGCCAGGTCATTGAAAAAATAAAACTCATAGATATCGTCTTTGAGCTTGTAGATGCACGTATTCCAGCTTCTTCAAGAAATCCAATGGTTGATGAAATGATTAGTAATAAGCCAAGACTTATTTTACTTAATAAAGCTGATATGGCTGACCCAAGTAAAACAAAAGAGTGGATAGACTACTTTCAACAACGAGGGGATCGAGCTATACCAATTGATTCTCAGTCAGGTAAAGGGATGAAGCAGATTGTTGCCATTTCAAAAGAAATGCTGCAAGACAAATTTGATAAGATGAGACAAAAAGGCGTGAAACCACGTCCAATTAGAGCTGTTATAGTAGGAATTCCTAATGTAGGTAAATCAACGTTAATCAATCGTCTAGCAAAGAAAAAAATTGCTCAGACAGGTGATAGACCTGGAATAACAAAAGCACAACAGTGGATTAAAGTTGGTAAAGAATTAGAACTCTTAGATACTCCGGGTATTTTATGGCCGAAGTTTGAGGACGAAGCTGTTGGGTTAAAGCTTGCTACAACAGGTGCTATAAAAGATACGATTTTAAACTTACAAGATATTACTGTATACGCTTTAAGATTTTTAAGCAATCAATATCCAGATCGGTTGAAAGATAGATACAATTTGCAAGAAATTCACGATGACATCGTCATAACCTTTGATGAAATCGGCAAAAGACGAGGCTGTATCATGGCTGGTGGAATAATAGATTACGATAAAGTATCTGAGTTAGTCTTGAGAGAGATACGTTCAGAAAAACTTGGACCATTAACATTCGAAAGTCCTGCCGAATATGAGTAA
- a CDS encoding ribonuclease HII codes for MNKLTVKQIKQILDGTTNIKDPIIKICKDDDRKGVQQLLTRWLKQQEEHHTQRQLFIEMSTYEQSLYEQGYNSIAGIDEVGRGPLAGPVVAAAVILPKDFYLPGLNDSKKLSMKKRDYLYEYIVEHAVATSVGIISAQKIDEVNIYQATKHAMKQAIEDLTIQPDFLLIDAMELSMDLPQLSIIKGDSKSIAIAASSIVAKVTRDRIMLNLAEEFPQYQFEKHMGYGTKEHVTALQQFGVTREHRKTFSPVRETLELVSEV; via the coding sequence ATGAATAAACTTACTGTTAAACAAATAAAACAAATTTTAGATGGTACGACTAATATTAAAGATCCAATTATTAAAATATGCAAGGATGATGACCGAAAAGGTGTTCAACAGCTGTTGACTAGGTGGCTGAAGCAACAGGAGGAACATCACACACAACGACAGTTATTTATCGAGATGAGTACATATGAACAAAGCTTATACGAACAAGGGTATAACAGCATTGCAGGTATAGATGAGGTTGGTAGGGGGCCACTTGCTGGTCCAGTTGTCGCTGCAGCTGTGATACTGCCTAAAGACTTTTATTTACCAGGGTTAAATGACTCGAAAAAGCTCTCAATGAAGAAAAGAGATTATTTGTATGAATATATTGTGGAACATGCGGTAGCGACAAGTGTTGGCATCATTTCAGCACAAAAAATAGATGAAGTAAATATATATCAAGCAACAAAACATGCGATGAAACAGGCAATTGAAGACCTTACAATACAGCCTGACTTCCTATTAATTGATGCGATGGAGTTGTCAATGGACTTACCCCAGTTATCTATTATCAAAGGGGATTCGAAAAGTATTGCAATCGCAGCTAGTTCTATTGTCGCAAAAGTGACTCGGGACAGGATAATGCTAAACTTAGCAGAAGAGTTTCCTCAATATCAATTTGAAAAGCATATGGGGTATGGTACGAAAGAGCATGTCACAGCATTACAACAGTTTGGAGTAACGAGAGAACACCGTAAAACGTTTAGCCCAGTGCGTGAGACATTAGAACTTGTCAGTGAGGTGTAA
- a CDS encoding EscU/YscU/HrcU family type III secretion system export apparatus switch protein: MSEKVDLMREAIALKYDREKKDSPTIIGKGKGIVAENIISVAEEHNIPLQEDPTLVNLLSQLNINEAIPEELYEAVAEIFAFIYRVDKQQGER; the protein is encoded by the coding sequence ATGAGTGAAAAAGTAGATTTAATGAGAGAAGCGATTGCACTTAAATATGATAGAGAAAAAAAAGATTCCCCAACGATTATTGGTAAGGGAAAAGGGATTGTTGCAGAGAATATTATTTCTGTAGCTGAAGAGCATAATATCCCTCTTCAAGAAGACCCAACACTCGTAAATTTGTTAAGTCAGCTAAATATTAATGAAGCAATTCCCGAAGAATTATATGAAGCAGTAGCAGAAATTTTTGCTTTTATTTACCGTGTGGATAAACAACAAGGTGAAAGATAA
- the sucC gene encoding ADP-forming succinate--CoA ligase subunit beta — MNIHEYQGKEILRSYGVAVPNGKVAFSAEEAAEAAKELGTEVCVVKAQIHAGGRGKAGGVKVAKSVDEVRTYANDLLGKILVTHQTGPEGKEVKRLLVEEGCDIKKEYYIGLVLDRETSRVVLMASEEGGTEIEEVAEKTPEKIFKEYIDPVVGLTGFQARRIAFNINIPKELVNKAVKFMIGLYTAFIEKDCSIAEINPLVVTGDGNVMALDAKLNFDSNALYRQKDVLAYRDLDEEDQKEIEASKYDLSYISLDGNIGCMVNGAGLAMATMDIIKHYGGDPANFLDVGGGATAEKVTEAFKIILSDESVKGIFVNIFGGIMKCDVIATGVVEAAKQVELSVPLVVRLEGTNVDLGKKILQESGLNIIAAESMADGAQKIVEHVG; from the coding sequence ATGAATATCCATGAATATCAAGGGAAAGAAATCCTCAGAAGTTACGGGGTAGCTGTTCCGAATGGTAAAGTGGCATTTTCAGCTGAAGAAGCAGCTGAAGCAGCGAAAGAATTAGGAACGGAAGTTTGTGTTGTGAAAGCGCAAATCCACGCTGGTGGTCGTGGTAAAGCAGGTGGCGTGAAAGTTGCGAAAAGCGTTGATGAAGTTCGTACATATGCAAATGACCTTTTAGGTAAAATACTTGTTACTCATCAAACGGGTCCAGAAGGTAAAGAAGTCAAACGCCTATTAGTTGAAGAGGGCTGCGATATTAAAAAGGAATATTATATAGGTCTTGTGTTGGATCGTGAAACTTCCCGTGTCGTCTTAATGGCGTCAGAGGAAGGTGGAACAGAAATTGAAGAAGTAGCAGAAAAAACACCTGAGAAGATTTTTAAGGAGTACATTGATCCTGTAGTTGGATTAACTGGCTTCCAAGCTAGACGAATTGCATTTAATATTAATATCCCTAAAGAGCTAGTGAACAAGGCTGTCAAATTTATGATAGGTCTTTATACAGCATTTATCGAAAAGGATTGTTCCATTGCTGAAATTAACCCACTTGTTGTAACAGGTGATGGGAATGTTATGGCGCTAGATGCAAAATTAAACTTTGACTCAAATGCTCTCTATCGTCAAAAAGATGTTTTAGCTTACCGTGATCTTGATGAGGAAGACCAAAAAGAAATTGAAGCTTCGAAATATGACTTAAGCTATATTTCATTAGACGGTAATATCGGTTGTATGGTTAACGGAGCCGGCCTTGCGATGGCGACAATGGATATTATTAAACATTACGGCGGAGACCCAGCAAACTTCCTTGATGTTGGTGGTGGTGCAACTGCTGAAAAAGTAACAGAAGCTTTCAAAATCATACTATCTGACGAAAGTGTTAAAGGGATTTTTGTTAATATTTTCGGTGGAATTATGAAATGTGATGTTATTGCAACAGGTGTTGTAGAAGCTGCTAAACAAGTAGAATTAAGCGTTCCTCTTGTTGTCCGTTTAGAAGGAACAAACGTCGACCTAGGGAAGAAAATTTTACAAGAGTCAGGTTTAAATATTATTGCAGCAGAATCAATGGCTGATGGTGCTCAAAAAATCGTAGAACACGTAGGGTAA
- the sucD gene encoding succinate--CoA ligase subunit alpha, with translation MSVFINKDTKVIVQGITGSTALFHTKQMLEYGTQIVAGVTPGKGGTEAEGVPVFNTVEEAVKATGANVSVIYVPAPFAADAILEAVDAELDLAICITEHIPVLDMVKVKKYMEGKKTRLVGPNCPGVITPEECKIGIMPGYIHTKGHVGVVSRSGTLTYEAVHQLSQAGIGQSTAVGIGGDPVNGTDFIDALKAFNEDPDTYAVIMIGEIGGTAEEDAALWVKENMTKPVVGFIGGRTAPPGKRMGHAGAIISGGKGTADEKIKVMNECGIQVADTPAVMGETLISTLKEKGIYEKCKTH, from the coding sequence ATGAGTGTATTTATTAATAAAGATACAAAAGTAATCGTCCAAGGTATCACAGGTTCAACAGCTCTTTTTCATACTAAGCAAATGTTAGAATATGGCACGCAAATCGTTGCTGGTGTGACACCAGGAAAAGGTGGAACTGAAGCTGAAGGCGTCCCAGTATTTAACACGGTTGAAGAAGCAGTGAAGGCAACAGGCGCTAATGTATCTGTCATATATGTGCCTGCTCCATTTGCAGCAGATGCAATTCTAGAAGCAGTAGATGCTGAGCTTGACCTTGCGATTTGTATTACTGAACATATTCCAGTTCTTGATATGGTAAAGGTTAAGAAGTATATGGAAGGTAAAAAGACCCGTTTAGTTGGGCCAAATTGTCCAGGGGTTATTACTCCTGAGGAGTGTAAGATCGGTATTATGCCTGGTTACATTCATACAAAAGGGCATGTAGGTGTAGTGTCTCGTTCAGGAACATTAACCTATGAAGCAGTACATCAGCTATCACAAGCTGGAATTGGTCAATCTACTGCAGTAGGGATTGGTGGAGACCCTGTGAATGGGACGGATTTTATCGATGCTCTCAAGGCATTTAATGAAGATCCAGACACATATGCTGTAATTATGATCGGAGAAATCGGTGGTACAGCCGAAGAAGATGCTGCATTATGGGTGAAGGAAAATATGACAAAACCTGTAGTCGGATTTATCGGTGGGAGAACAGCACCTCCAGGAAAACGTATGGGACATGCTGGTGCCATTATTTCTGGTGGAAAAGGGACTGCTGATGAAAAAATTAAAGTGATGAACGAGTGTGGAATTCAAGTTGCTGATACTCCAGCAGTAATGGGAGAAACTTTAATTTCTACCCTTAAGGAAAAAGGCATTTACGAAAAATGTAAAACTCATTAA
- the dprA gene encoding DNA-processing protein DprA, which produces MDTFRNRLIHLHHCRGIGWRSIKNLLTYDPNLTKIYQSSFTDLRPHLPISTTQLKNLMKDLHSSNIQSMLNKYSDYNIHIVTIFDDEYPNMLKQIYDPPWVIYAKGDIRLLSDHKCLSVVGARSPSPYGLRSLERVILPLIQSGWTIISGLAKGIDSKAHELTLLHNGKTIAVIAGGFQYIYPKENAKLANMISKENLLLSEYPPFVRPERWQFPMRNRIISGLSFGTVIIEARESSGSLITADQALEQGREVFAIPGSIFAEHSIGTNKLIQQGAKLVMSSNDIEAEIISQI; this is translated from the coding sequence ATGGACACTTTTCGCAACAGATTAATACATCTACATCATTGTCGTGGCATCGGATGGAGGTCAATAAAAAACCTCTTAACTTACGATCCGAATTTAACAAAAATCTATCAATCTTCTTTTACAGATCTTCGACCGCATCTCCCAATCTCCACTACTCAACTGAAAAATCTCATGAAAGATTTGCATTCTTCTAACATCCAAAGTATGCTAAATAAGTATAGTGATTACAATATTCACATAGTTACAATATTTGACGATGAATATCCAAACATGCTAAAACAAATATATGATCCCCCTTGGGTAATCTACGCCAAAGGAGATATTCGATTACTTTCAGATCATAAATGTCTTAGTGTTGTTGGGGCGAGATCCCCTTCTCCGTATGGTTTGAGAAGTTTAGAAAGGGTCATTTTACCTTTAATTCAGTCGGGGTGGACCATTATTAGTGGCTTAGCAAAAGGTATTGACTCTAAAGCACATGAGTTAACTTTATTACACAACGGAAAAACAATCGCTGTAATTGCAGGTGGTTTTCAATATATTTATCCAAAAGAGAATGCAAAACTTGCAAATATGATAAGTAAGGAAAATTTACTATTATCAGAATACCCGCCCTTCGTAAGGCCTGAACGTTGGCAATTTCCTATGAGAAATAGAATTATCAGCGGTTTATCGTTTGGTACAGTTATTATAGAAGCAAGAGAATCGAGTGGTTCGCTCATTACAGCTGATCAAGCCTTAGAGCAAGGAAGAGAGGTATTTGCTATACCAGGATCAATTTTTGCTGAGCATTCAATTGGAACGAATAAGCTCATTCAACAAGGGGCAAAGCTCGTTATGTCGAGCAACGATATTGAAGCTGAAATTATATCACAAATATAA